A region from the candidate division KSB1 bacterium genome encodes:
- a CDS encoding AAA family ATPase, with translation MPKIDDITGKGHDVIELVSLSWLEKAITPGFIRGGVYLVAGEPGIGKTTLAIQVLGELAMQGVKVLYLTTEQGLGDLKRAVIRIHGDSAGQLPKPIRDNFYLDDTIEDIDALPRFLARRILTEGEEYHGIQALVVDSVQGRGLSSSATQKYRALYEFAENAKAQGLVLILIGHVTKKGQIAGPKDLEHNVDCVMYIRRAFRLRPFFVPKNRFGPAMLDPLVLMMDDRGRLKKSPHMAAKSSAVLGYAGIGEELAEGQASVTLPRYGSRPELNAPFLPAKKIKQLLSILSAIKEVDLTDLSYEINCYVPRQQRYREELDLPIAIALLSSYLQRPVPDRALFVGELDLTRRIRSPEDTYLAALASLLTGAQRGKIKRLYISDECANSLGRMRPESHGQSVKEVVEIIGASELEHLLKQLWPDLYLEV, from the coding sequence ATGCCGAAGATTGACGACATCACGGGCAAGGGACACGATGTTATCGAGCTGGTTTCCTTGTCCTGGCTTGAAAAGGCGATCACGCCAGGATTCATTCGGGGTGGCGTTTACCTTGTTGCCGGAGAACCTGGAATCGGAAAGACCACGCTCGCGATCCAGGTACTTGGTGAACTGGCAATGCAGGGAGTAAAGGTTCTGTACCTTACCACCGAACAAGGGCTCGGAGATCTTAAACGCGCCGTTATTCGCATTCACGGTGATAGCGCGGGCCAACTCCCAAAGCCCATTCGTGATAACTTCTATCTCGATGACACTATTGAAGACATCGATGCGTTGCCACGTTTTCTTGCGAGACGAATTCTCACGGAAGGAGAGGAATACCATGGTATTCAGGCTCTCGTTGTAGACTCCGTTCAGGGCCGAGGGCTATCGTCATCTGCTACTCAGAAGTATCGTGCATTGTATGAGTTCGCAGAAAACGCCAAGGCACAAGGCCTCGTTTTGATCCTCATCGGCCACGTCACCAAGAAAGGACAGATTGCTGGCCCAAAAGATCTTGAGCACAACGTAGATTGTGTCATGTATATTCGACGGGCGTTCCGTCTGCGACCTTTTTTTGTTCCCAAAAATCGCTTTGGTCCTGCTATGCTCGACCCGCTAGTTCTCATGATGGACGACAGAGGACGGCTAAAAAAATCGCCCCACATGGCAGCGAAGAGTAGTGCCGTGCTTGGTTATGCTGGAATTGGAGAAGAGCTTGCGGAAGGACAAGCTTCCGTCACCCTACCTCGCTATGGGTCTCGGCCCGAACTGAACGCCCCCTTCTTACCTGCTAAGAAGATAAAGCAGCTTCTAAGCATCTTGAGCGCGATCAAGGAGGTGGATCTGACAGATCTTTCCTACGAAATTAACTGTTACGTGCCACGCCAGCAACGCTATCGAGAGGAACTGGATCTGCCTATTGCTATTGCGCTTTTGAGTTCCTATCTCCAGCGCCCAGTCCCCGATAGAGCACTTTTCGTAGGAGAGTTAGATTTGACTCGTCGTATCCGCAGTCCCGAAGATACATACCTAGCGGCGTTGGCCTCGCTTCTCACCGGAGCTCAGAGGGGAAAAATTAAACGTCTCTATATCTCCGATGAATGTGCAAATTCCTTGGGCAGAATGCGTCCCGAGAGCCATGGGCAATCTGTCAAGGAAGTTGTTGAGATCATCGGTGCGAGCGAGCTTGAGCATCTTCTGAAGCAGCTTTGGCCTGACTTATATTTGGAGGTTTAA
- a CDS encoding HNH endonuclease, with translation MPSKAVPRTVGDFILYYYAKLVIAPSAGETGNYRFIMDRYKRLKSGEIQISSYDREIEKLAQQPGVCVFCGKQGKTVLTEVVPRKLGGPVGIHNLVHACQRCADSKGDKNLLDWWCNILGRDIEDLPRIPAGLFLKLAYEKHCVGFGLRRRCEDICHIWHGDQGS, from the coding sequence ATGCCATCAAAAGCAGTGCCTAGAACAGTGGGCGATTTTATCCTGTATTATTATGCCAAATTGGTGATTGCTCCGTCAGCAGGCGAGACTGGAAATTACCGCTTCATTATGGATCGCTACAAGCGGCTCAAAAGCGGAGAGATTCAAATATCAAGCTACGACCGTGAAATCGAGAAACTCGCTCAACAACCAGGTGTTTGCGTGTTCTGCGGAAAGCAAGGTAAGACTGTTCTTACAGAAGTTGTCCCACGAAAGCTTGGCGGTCCCGTGGGCATCCACAACCTTGTCCATGCATGCCAACGATGCGCTGACTCAAAGGGCGATAAGAACCTTTTAGATTGGTGGTGCAACATTTTAGGGCGCGATATAGAGGACCTGCCGCGCATTCCTGCTGGCCTGTTTCTAAAACTTGCTTATGAAAAGCACTGTGTCGGTTTCGGACTGAGAAGACGCTGTGAGGATATTTGTCATATTTGGCATGGAGACCAGGGAAGTTAG